A window of Chaetodon trifascialis isolate fChaTrf1 chromosome 3, fChaTrf1.hap1, whole genome shotgun sequence genomic DNA:
GGCAATGCGTTTCAGTATCTTGTACATAACTAAATATGTGAAACATATCGTGACAGTTGTGTCGCCCACATAACTGACCGAAGTAGGACTCGTTCTGACAGCCCTTGATCTTCACTCCCCGTGGCCCCGTCTCGATGAGGAAGTGTCTCACCAGCTGTTCCAGAGGATCCCCTGcggaagaggagaggagaggagggtgagaagggagggagaggagggtgaaAAATAAGTCAGACTGTCGTGCTGCGGAGCATATTCTGTGAGGATGaagaaaaataccaaaaatatgAGACTCTGATTCCTATAAACCTGTCATGAACCATAACGTCACTTcctttcttcatcatcacaacTGTGcctcatctgtgtttttcatctcaTGCATGAACAGTGAATCAGAAATTCATAGAAACTTATGGTCTATGATCAGCATTTATTGTTCTGGcagcaaaaacagacacacacaggaaaccatAAGCATTGGTGTTCTTTTTGGTACCTGTGCCTTACATTTGGTACCAGTGTTTAATTCTGCATTAACGCTTAAAGTAAATAATAAGTGATGCAATTGTTGTCAactaaaatatatacataattTCAGCTCAAGTATGAAATGTTTATggattctttttttcttcattatagcaacaaaaatgtaaatgtgattttGTACACTTATTTGGTGGCATTTCCCCCCCCAAACCAATCAGCAGTCATTTTGGTTGTTAAAATAGGCTTAGTGGATGAGTGGAAATCATGTAATTAATCAGCTGCTGAAGCAGATAATACTGCCATCAAACGTGTGCATAGTTTGTTAAGTGGGAGAGAGATGTGACCTGGCTGGTGCCAAGAAAAACACCCACCATAAacccttttcacagcagacatcttgacttgtcatagcacggaaagcacaggtgttactaataacattaactgttctattcaagtgtctTAGTAAGCCGTGACAGTGGAACAGCGAGCCGGCATGCACATCACCAGGACCCCGAAACTGAAGAACTCATCGTTAAATTTAttattcacacctgtgcttttcctcccATGAAATGTCAAAGAAAGGCCAGCTGGTAGCCAGTTCATTTATATCAACAACACATTCATGATGGATACCTTTGCTGCCAATAATGTTGGCATTAGGAGGTGGGGTGGCCACCTTGAGGGCCAGGCCATAGGCCCCCTGGAAGGAGTTACTGTCTCTGATCAGGAAGGTTCCTGGTTCCTTGTCCTTCAAAACAGCTATGGCTACAAGTATAGAAGACACATTAGAGAAAGGGGTGTACTGTAAAAtgacaacatgctgctgtttctgctatGATGTATCAAGTTTCACAATGCTGTATCATCTGATCATTAATGGTCGAAGAAGTGTGGATTGTTTGCTAATGACAAATACAAACACTACATATCCCTCATTATAACCCTCACCTTGGTCTCTGGAGATGCCTGGTTTGTACCAGTACTTGGAGCTGTCCTGGACAAACTTTGCATTGACCCTGATGTCTGTCTCCTCCCTACCGCTGTGTTGTGCAGATCCCCGTCTCTGCTCTGCCACAGCGGTGGAGAAAGTAACGTGGTGCGTGGGGGAAGGGGCTGAGGAGGCCCGGAGCAGAGAGTTGTGCCCATTCAGGGACCCTGGTGTGGTTGAGAGGCGTTTCTTCTCGGGGAGTGGTGGCTGGATAGCGGGGATGGTGATTGCAGTGTACCCAGTGTATGGCACATGAGGGACATTTAGCAATGGATAGTAATAGGACGCTAAAGGGAAGGTTGGTGTGTGATATCCGTCGGGCACAGGTGATGGTGGTTTGGTGTCGGCTAAGCTGTCTCTGTCCGGAGTCAGTCTTTGTCCTGCTGCGTCTGTGGCTGATGTGCATCGCTGGGGAGAAGACTGGAGGTCTGGGGAGCCAATAGGGGAATTTGGGGAAGTGGTGGAAGGGCTAGAACTTAGACTGGCAGAAGGGTTCATGGATGCAcctttgctgctgtcagaagGGGAGTCACCAGGGAGGGCAGAGCCATTCAGCTGCACTTGGACTGGAGTGATGATGACCGTGGCATAGCTTGAACTGTGTAATTGGTTAGATCCCCCTGCACTCCCTGTGATCTTGGCAGCCCCAAGTCTACCATCAGAGCTCAAGCTCTCACTTGATGGTTGTGTGGAGTTTATGGACATGTTGGAACTTTGGCTTTGAGTTTCTCTTGGTACTGGTGTGATAGTTTTGCCACTATTTGTGTTGGACTCCAGCTGTGTAGAGGTTTCTTGGTTTTGAGTAGCGCTATCAGCAGTTACACTAAGgaaaaatattgtaaaaataagataattatCTACAGACATggatatattttattttcagcattaaGAGTCAAAAAGGAACGTTTTACCAAcctgtcttctgtgtgtgtgggactgctGCCACCAATGATTGTGTAATCGTGATCAGAGTCCAGTCCAGGGGTGCTGGACTGGCCATTGGTGTCCGATTTACCCTCTGAACTCTGGGATATGTCATCCTCTACGTTAGCCACAGCCTTTTCCGCTTTgagaaatgagacaaaacaagataAGATGAGGGCATTACaaggaaataagaaagaaaagtgatACAAGAAGTAACCAACATTCAGaagtgtaaaaagaaaaaaacaatcctCACTGCATCCATCATTCACCTTTGTGATGCTCAGTTCTAGATGCAGAGGGGGTCTCGGGCAGCCTGCCTCTCCCAGGAGAGGGACTACTGGCGGGCAGAGGCGAGGCAGATCCAGAGTGATACCCTGAGGCGTAACCCCGGCTTTCATGGCTCTCTGCTGGGGATGACTGATAAGGAGAGCAGGGGCAGGAGTGGCAGGGCTGTGGAGGAGTGTGGTACCCACTGCTGGCTCCATCCCGCACATCCATCAGAGACTGGGGGCTGGGGTAGCCCTGGTGAGGTCCGATGGCATATCTAGGATGCTCTGGGTTTGGACCCTGATCCAAAGCGGAGTGGCAGATGCGAAATGCCGGCATGGCTGATTTGCACTGCCAGATTTCTGCCTCTCTTGCTATCTCCCATGGATTTTCACTTTCCCACAGTGGAGGTGCCTCTCTTGTTCGTTGCACCCCTGCTCCTTGGGACCAGTGTGGGTTTTCTGATTGGTCGGGGTGCAGTGGGTGGAACGTTCTAACTGAGGCTGATTGGTGCTCTTGCCGACTGGAGCAGTCCCGACAGGAGCAGCCAGAGGATGGTGTTTGAGAGCTGAAGAACATTTCCCTGTAAGGGCTGGAGGGCAGCGATTGATGGGAGAGATGAGTGGCTGGGTTGTGGCTGGAATAATGGAAGAGGTGACACTCTTCCCCAGTGCAGAGTCTGTTTGAGGCTGGGAGGGTGTGGCTGTGTGGGTGCGTGCGTTCAGGGGTGGAGTAAGGGTAGCAAGGCCTGAGGAGACAGggcaggggtggaggtgggggtggacGTTCCCATGGTAACTCTGGTAAAGGATGGGCACTGTGTCGATGGCAGAGTTCCATGTGAGTTGaatgaggaggtggagacaCAGATTTGGATGGTAAAGCCGGCAGAGTTTGgctttttggatgttttttaatGCTGCTGCAACGGCCAAGACAATGACTGTTAGAAAGGCAGGGCTCTTGTCCCCTCTCCCATCCCATCACATCGGCACACTTTGTACCTGCTCGACCACAACATGAGTGTTCTCGCCTCAGAGCCCCAGGACTTGACGGGTCTCCGTCATCTAAAATAGcagtctctctgtccctttctttccctcttgttttctcctttaCTCCATCTGGACTGGCAGTTTTTATGGACGAAGAGGTGTCTTCTAGTTGATCAGAGGGAACTGAGGAGCGGCCCGAGTCAGAGGTGTAGTTGAGAGGCTGGGGCTGGCTGGGAGTTTGAGGCTTGACTGTTGGGCTGCTAGTGAGGCACCCGTTGGGTGATGCTGCTGAGGCAGTGGAGCCCGGCCCACGACGCTTCCTCACCTGGGCGTACAGGCTGCCGTCCAGAGGGCCCCTCGTATGAGAGATATCTGATAGAAACAAAAGGGAGTGTGTGGTGATGCCCCTAACATAAAGCTTAGGTTTTATACTTGCGATTGTGTACATTCCTTACTTTCCATGCTGTCTTGGTGGTGCAGGTTAAAATTCTCATAAGAATCCCACCTGACCACTGGGTCTGAGGTGTTGTAGTCCACTTTGATGGAGGCGTCGTTCTTACGGTATTCCTGACCTTggaaagcagacattttgatatgatatatatgaaaatgtaaaaggaaAGAGATTAGGTGCACAACATGCACCAAAGGATACCGTGACAGACAGCCAGTTAATAATATTCACCTTTCATTTTTTCTGGTCCATTGGAGAAGATAAACTCAACCGTAGCATCTGGAGGGAACCTGTCATCTACAGAAAGGCAAGCACAAAGGCAAGGACTGAAATACCCAGACCGTCTCTGTAACAACAGagactgacaaaaaaaagcagtcaCAAGAAGGAGTGATCTGTGAAGTGGAAACATGTATAATAATGGAATCAGAGCATAACACTTCAAAGAAATGCATCTGGAatgaattttctttttactttcatGCATGAGTGTGGGTAATATTATTTATACATTGTATGCCTGCGTCAGCATGTCGCACTTAGAGTAACTGTCATGAGACCGCTGCTCACTGAGCCACGCAcaagtgtttctgtttcatctaAACTGACACTGCCATTTGATATTTGtctcaaaatacacaaaaacaccacagtggTCTGAAAGATGAGAGACTCTTGAATTACACGACCATGTAAACTACTTTGAAGGAGCAACAGAAATCTACTGCGGGAcgtttccattcattcattcatatgttTACAATTACAATATATTCAATTTTAGTGTAGTATAGTCTAAACAACCTCCCAGCAGTGATGTGGTACTATGCTTTTCCTTAGACACGAGGAGTAATACTCCTACGTACTATTCCATGCATTTCCTAAGAAACCATTGAGCCTCTGTTCATATACCTGTGCAGGCCAGGTCCAGTTCAGTCTTGCCAAACCACAGCTGGGCTCCGTGAACAGTGCAGGTGTGGAATTGGACTCTGAACACcacctccctctccgctgctcGACTCCGCCGGTGGTAACACTtcacctgcaggagaaagatCATTTCGCATGGACTGTCTCAAAATGTTGATGATTTAGCAGACAAATGTGGCGCAATAGTAAATCAGATCTGAATTTGCTTTCTTTTACTGCGCTGTTTTGTTGGATTGTGTGTCTTTGGTGCGTGTTGCTGCTGTGGCAGTCAATTGTTCTCTGAGATAAATGAAGTACCTATGTGTCTGCTTTTGTCGCTAAGggctttgaatgtttttttcacCCTCTCAAAGAGACATGCAAGAAAGAGCAAGGCAATAATTAAGCATGCGTGTTCACAGTCGACAGAGGATTTGCAGCTTAAAgtgatttaaaaataatttagcactttttaaaggcagaatgatCAAGTACAtcaagagacaaaaaacagcgGTTTAGTAAGCAGGACTGGAAGGAGTTAGGTATGAAAACAACTGAGGGACGAGTACACAAAGAATGTAAATCATAGTAAAGCTTCCAGTTAGTGACATGCAgttcaaaataaacaatttctCACCATAATGTCCCCCTTTAATAATAGCGCTGGCTCCATAGTTACACACAGCTTCCTTGCCCTGGAGCTCTGGGGatcactggacacacacacacacacacacacacacacacacacacacacacacacacacacagaatgaaaaaaacagccaCAACAGCTCATAACATACATAAAACCAGTCAAAACATGTCTCAAATGGGTAGAACAGTGATAAACAACATTAACTTCAACATAAGCACAGACCAGCCTACAACTAAACACAGGCGGTGGCCAGTATAGACAACATCTGTCAGTTGGACGGGGAGAGGAAAAgcatctgtctgcacacacagtgGTACAACTGGACAACTGGCCATGCACTTACTAGACGCCTGAGGTGTAGACCAACTGTAGAGACTGGTAGATTTTCAGGAAAGGGTAGAAACCTGCAGATACgttgagaagaaaaacaataaaaaattcACTGTTCACTATTCAAAGATAAGAATCACCATGACAAAACA
This region includes:
- the LOC139329173 gene encoding tensin-2-like isoform X2 — translated: MGCIHSTSTGSMKKHGPDTDTGGIPIEADPEVHPEILQLAQLAKAGSHAFTEKSFKRKRVCDVCRLNINNPGAFCKECKAAVHKTCEAKVTPTCTSTPDLNGSTKSIPQKKRGSIPRGTSEKQVMEHVMERHYDFDLTYITERIISVFFLPDLEEERYRRNLQEVAAMLKSKHQDKFLLLNLSEKRHDISRLNPKVQDYGWPDLHAPPLDRICAVCKAMETWLTSDPHNVVVLHCKGNKGKTGVIVAAYMHYSKISAGADQALTTLAMRKFCEDKVSSSLQPSQNRYIYYFGGLLSGTIKMNSSPLFLHQVLIPSLPNFQAGGGFYPFLKIYQSLQLVYTSGVYDPQSSRARKLCVTMEPALLLKGDIMVKCYHRRSRAAEREVVFRVQFHTCTVHGAQLWFGKTELDLACTDDRFPPDATVEFIFSNGPEKMKGQEYRKNDASIKVDYNTSDPVVRWDSYENFNLHHQDSMENISHTRGPLDGSLYAQVRKRRGPGSTASAASPNGCLTSSPTVKPQTPSQPQPLNYTSDSGRSSVPSDQLEDTSSSIKTASPDGVKEKTRGKERDRETAILDDGDPSSPGALRREHSCCGRAGTKCADVMGWERGQEPCLSNSHCLGRCSSIKKHPKSQTLPALPSKSVSPPPHSTHMELCHRHSAHPLPELPWERPPPPPPLPCLLRPCYPYSTPERTHPHSHTLPASNRLCTGEECHLFHYSSHNPATHLSHQSLPSSPYREMFFSSQTPSSGCSCRDCSSRQEHQSASVRTFHPLHPDQSENPHWSQGAGVQRTREAPPLWESENPWEIAREAEIWQCKSAMPAFRICHSALDQGPNPEHPRYAIGPHQGYPSPQSLMDVRDGASSGYHTPPQPCHSCPCSPYQSSPAESHESRGYASGYHSGSASPLPASSPSPGRGRLPETPSASRTEHHKAEKAVANVEDDISQSSEGKSDTNGQSSTPGLDSDHDYTIIGGSSPTHTEDSVTADSATQNQETSTQLESNTNSGKTITPVPRETQSQSSNMSINSTQPSSESLSSDGRLGAAKITGSAGGSNQLHSSSYATVIITPVQVQLNGSALPGDSPSDSSKGASMNPSASLSSSPSTTSPNSPIGSPDLQSSPQRCTSATDAAGQRLTPDRDSLADTKPPSPVPDGYHTPTFPLASYYYPLLNVPHVPYTGYTAITIPAIQPPLPEKKRLSTTPGSLNGHNSLLRASSAPSPTHHVTFSTAVAEQRRGSAQHSGREETDIRVNAKFVQDSSKYWYKPGISRDQAIAVLKDKEPGTFLIRDSNSFQGAYGLALKVATPPPNANIIGSKGDPLEQLVRHFLIETGPRGVKIKGCQNESYFGSLSALVYQHSITPISLPCALRVPEKDLVGELQEIQSATNTSTAADLLKQGAACNVLYLNSVETESLTGPEAVSKATKCTLALNPRPAATVVHFKVSTQGITLTDSKRRLFFRRHYPINSVTFSSLDPQDQRWTNSDSTSSKMFGFVARRTGSATENVCHLFAEMDPEQPAVAIVNFINKVMLGPQLHR
- the LOC139329173 gene encoding tensin-2-like isoform X1 — translated: METWLTSDPHNVVVLHCKGNKGKTGVIVAAYMHYSKISAGADQALTTLAMRKFCEDKVSSSLQPSQNRYIYYFGGLLSGTIKMNSSPLFLHQVLIPSLPNFQAGGGFYPFLKIYQSLQLVYTSGVYDPQSSRARKLCVTMEPALLLKGDIMVKCYHRRSRAAEREVVFRVQFHTCTVHGAQLWFGKTELDLACTDDRFPPDATVEFIFSNGPEKMKGQEYRKNDASIKVDYNTSDPVVRWDSYENFNLHHQDSMENISHTRGPLDGSLYAQVRKRRGPGSTASAASPNGCLTSSPTVKPQTPSQPQPLNYTSDSGRSSVPSDQLEDTSSSIKTASPDGVKEKTRGKERDRETAILDDGDPSSPGALRREHSCCGRAGTKCADVMGWERGQEPCLSNSHCLGRCSSIKKHPKSQTLPALPSKSVSPPPHSTHMELCHRHSAHPLPELPWERPPPPPPLPCLLRPCYPYSTPERTHPHSHTLPASNRLCTGEECHLFHYSSHNPATHLSHQSLPSSPYREMFFSSQTPSSGCSCRDCSSRQEHQSASVRTFHPLHPDQSENPHWSQGAGVQRTREAPPLWESENPWEIAREAEIWQCKSAMPAFRICHSALDQGPNPEHPRYAIGPHQGYPSPQSLMDVRDGASSGYHTPPQPCHSCPCSPYQSSPAESHESRGYASGYHSGSASPLPASSPSPGRGRLPETPSASRTEHHKAEKAVANVEDDISQSSEGKSDTNGQSSTPGLDSDHDYTIIGGSSPTHTEDSVTADSATQNQETSTQLESNTNSGKTITPVPRETQSQSSNMSINSTQPSSESLSSDGRLGAAKITGSAGGSNQLHSSSYATVIITPVQVQLNGSALPGDSPSDSSKGASMNPSASLSSSPSTTSPNSPIGSPDLQSSPQRCTSATDAAGQRLTPDRDSLADTKPPSPVPDGYHTPTFPLASYYYPLLNVPHVPYTGYTAITIPAIQPPLPEKKRLSTTPGSLNGHNSLLRASSAPSPTHHVTFSTAVAEQRRGSAQHSGREETDIRVNAKFVQDSSKYWYKPGISRDQAIAVLKDKEPGTFLIRDSNSFQGAYGLALKVATPPPNANIIGSKGDPLEQLVRHFLIETGPRGVKIKGCQNESYFGSLSALVYQHSITPISLPCALRVPEKDLVGELQEIQSATNTSTAADLLKQGAACNVLYLNSVETESLTGPEAVSKATKCTLALNPRPAATVVHFKVSTQGITLTDSKRRLFFRRHYPINSVTFSSLDPQDQRMFGFVARRTGSATENVCHLFAEMDPEQPAVAIVNFINKVMLGPQLHR